CTTGCAAATTCCCGGATGTATTTAGCCCGGAAGTTGCCGCTAAAATTGATGTACCGGAGCAGGTGAAAGAGTTGGAATCAAAAACCAAACTGGCTGTGGCCATCAGTAAAGATTTTGCTGATTTTAAAGGTTACCTTTTAGGGGTTGATTAATTTCAGTATTTTTAGATGCCGGAAGATGTAACCTTCCGGCATCTGATACCGAAACATAAAATGTTCAACAAAACCCTGATATTTATCTGCCTTTCGGCAGTTTGCCTTACCGCCTGCAGCCGCAAACTAAAATTTGATCGTGATAAATGGGATGACGGCGACGGCCTTACTTTTGCCTATCGCCCTGCTATGGTTGAGGATTTGATTGCCAGTAAGCAACTCAATAACCTGAAATATCAACAGGTGATCCACCTTTTGCACCGCCCGCAATTAAGCAGCAGGGATAGTATGGTGTATGACGTTGACAGGCAATACAGCAAAGGGACATTAACCTATACCGAAACGCTTGTTGTTTTTCTGAAAGATTCGGTGGTTACTAAGGCCGAGGTACACGAAATTCGTTTGAAGAAGAAGTAGTTAGTTGCTTAACCATTTACCCAGGCTTTCTTTGGTTTCATCTGTCGATAAAATTTCGCCGTTGTTTGATTGTTCGAGACCAATATCTATTTTGTTTAGCAACATCAACCTGTCCAAGATCTCATCAAAAGTAAATTCGCCAGGTAGCTCATTAACCGTTTTCAACACTTCTTGCTTGGTCAACATCATTAACTATTTAATAATCTAATTTACTAATTAAAATTTAAAGTGTTTATTAGCTTTAAGTTTTTACGCGCAATGATCAACACCATCATATTCGATCTGGGGGCCGTTTTAATCGACTGGAACCCGCATTACATGTACCGCACCCTGTTTACCGACGAACAGGAAATGAAGAATTTCCTGGCCAATGTCTGCACGTCCGACTGGAATGAAGAACAAGATGCCGGTCGCCCGTTACACGAGGGGACAGAACTGCTTGTGGCGCAATTCCCGGAGCATGAAGCCAACATCCGGGCTTTTTATGGTCGCTGGATAGAAATGCTTGGCGATCCTTTTCATGGCACGATCGAAATTTTCAGGCAGTTGAAAGCAAGCGGCAAATACAAAATTTACGCACTAACCAACTGGTCGGCCGAGACTTTTCCGATGGCTTTGGAGCGGTTTGATTTTTTGGGCTGGTTTGATGGCATTGTAGTATCAGGAACAGAAAAGATGCGTAAACCAACACCTGCCTTTTACCAGATTTTGCTTGACAGGTACCAGGTAAACGCCGGTGAAGCTTTATTTATCGACGATAATTACCGCAATATTTTAGCAGCCGAAAAAATGGGTATCAAAAGCATTCACTTTACATCGGCAGAAGTGCTGGAAGAAGAATTGCAGAAGCTGGAAATTTTGTAGCTAAACCGCACATTTAATTCATCTCGCGTTCAATTCGGGCCTGCAAATCAGCCTTAAAAGTATCATCAAGCTTTAGCTCATTTTTAAACGTGTCGTGATAAAGCTGTTGTACCATACTATTAATGATATGGCTTTGTTTATCATATAGCTGGCAAAGGCCGCATCCGGCAAGGTGAATACGCAGCTCAATACCCTCGCGAAAGCTTAGCCGTTTGATCTGTTTTTTCTCAATCAAAAATGTGGCCTGCTTGCAGTTGTTTAATATCTTATTTAAATAGCTCATTGCTTAATTCCAGTTTTTTTGCAGGCAGGCACGCAGGTTAATTTTTGCCCGGTGAATAATAACCCAAAAGTTGGCCTGCGTAACGTGCAACTCGGTACATATCGTTTCGGTTGCGGCATCATCAATATGTTTCATCGTAAACACCGACTTCCAAAGCTCCGGCAGTTTTTTAAGGCACAATTGCAAAATGGCGTTCAGCTCTTTTTTAAGCAGCGGATCGTGCTCGTCCATTGCCGCTATAGGCTGTGGGGCGTACTCGGCTTTCCAGTGGCCATTGTCTTCCTCAAAAAACGCGTCCTGCTCCTGCGCAGCTTTATTAGCCGATGCGATGGCCAGCCCCGACGATTTTTTGCGATAAACGTCAATAATCTTATTTTTAAGTATAGCGGTAAGCCACGTTCGTTCGGTGCTTTTGCCTTCAAAGCGATCGGCGCGTTCAAGAGCGGCCAAAAGGGTTTCCTGTACCAAATCCTTAGCGGTATCCTCATCATTAATACGCACAATGGCATACATATACAGGTAATCGGCATAGTTGGCAACCCATTTATGCGGGTTTAATACATTACTTTCGGTTGTCATGAATTGCAGTATACTAAAACAATTACCCCCTTAGTCGGGCGCGGGGAATATTCCTTACAAAAAAATATAAATTTATCCGCCGCAAAAAACCAACCCCGAACTTAATCACTAAATTACATTTTGCAACTTGATAATGAATGCTTTATACCGATATTTATATCGTTTATTCCAAATAAAAAAATTTATTGTAAGGTTTCGTCCCTAAACCCGACAAAGCGATAAAAACGTATATCATTTAATACCGAAACAATGGAAAGGGTAAAAATATCATCAATTATGCCGTTTTTAATAGGCATTGCAGTTGTTGCTGTGGCTTTTATAAACTGCACAAGTGCCGCTAAAAATAGTGCAGGTAAGACGACCAGCATTGAGGGCAAGGGTTTTGCGGTAGTAGAATTGTTCACTTCCGAAGGCTGTTCGAGCTGCCCGCCAGCTGATGAGCTGGTAGCTAAGGTTGAAAAAGAGGTTGACGATAAACCTGTTTATATTTTGGCCTACCATGTTGATTACTGGGACCGCCTGGGCTGGAAGGATTCATTTAGCGATGCTGCTTACACTAAAAGGCAAAACCAATATGCCGGCTGGTTAAACCTGTCGCAAATTTATACCCCTCAAATTGTGGTTAACGGCAAAACCGAATTTGTGGGCTCGCAGGAAGGTGCTTTACGCAATGCCATTAAAAACGGCCTACAGGGCAGCAACGTTGTTAAACTAAAGATCAGCGCGCAGCGTGCAACAAGCGGCGCAGCTACCATTCAGTATAGCGTTGAGGGAAGTACTAATAATTCGGGTAAAGCTGTATTGCTGGCGCTTGTGCAAAAACAGGCCGTAAGCAAGGTAAAAGCCGGCGAGAATGGCGGGCGCACACTTGCCCATTCGCAAATTGTTCGCGAAATACAAAACGTTCCGTTAAAAAATTATGGCAGCACCAATATAGCCTTGCCTGCCGGGTTTGATGCAAACGGATATGAAGTGATAGGCTTTATACAGGATAACGATAACGGCGGCATTTTGGCTGCGGCAAAAAGCGGCTTTAACGTAACTGCCACCACCGAAAATACCATCGGCACAAAAAGCACAAAATAGGCACAAACTATTGACCGCAAAACCACAACGTATAATAAATGAAGGTAATTAAAGAAAAGCATCCGCTGTTAATGCGCTGGACGCATTGGGTAAATTTTCCCATCCTCACTATCATGATCTGGAGTGGGCTACTTATTTACTGGGCTAATGATACTTATACCTTCAGCCTTTTTGGGGTAACCTTTATCCGGTTTTTTCCGCAAGGCTTTTATGATGCCCTCCACATCCCCAAACGCCTGGCCGAGGGTATGGCCTTTCATTTTTTGTTTATGTGGTTTTTTGCGCTGAATGGCTTTTTATATGTGGCTTATACCATTATATCGGGCCAGTGGCGCGAATTGTTGCCCAACCGGCATTCGTTTAAAGAAGCCTGGCAGGTGGTATTGCATGATCTGCACATCCGCAAAATGGCACCTCCTCAAAATAAATACAATGCCGCCCAGCGCATAGCCTATACGGCTATTATTGTTATGGGCTTTGGCTCATTGATAACAGGGCTGGCCATTTATAAGCCGGTACAGTTTAATTACCTCGTATGGCTTTGCGGCGGATATCACCTGGCCCGCATCTGGCATTTTGTGTTAACCATAGGTTATGTGCTGTTTTTTTTGGTGCATGTTGTACAGGTGGTACTTGCGGGCTGGAACAATTTCAGGTCGGTAATTTCGGGGTTTGAGGTGATTGACGAAAAACCGCAGCCTGTTATCCAAATTGAAAACGATGAAACTAACGAAAAGGCTGAATAAAGTTTTCAGTAAAAAGAAGGCTCCTAAAAAAGAGCTTACCGTTGAGCAGAAGATCAGCAGGCGTAATTTTATTTCGTTTGGCAGCTTCCTGGCATTAGGAAGCGCGGCTTACGGTGGCTGGCGGTGGCTGTATACCTCACCGCTTGAAAAAAAGGGAATAACCGCCCAGGCCCATGCACCATTGCGCGCAGTACTCAACACCAACGAAAAAATTGTACGCGGGCTATACAGTAATCAAAATTTGGTAAAAACCTATCCAAAAGGAATGGCGGCCAAAACAGTACGCCATAACAGCGATATAGGTTCGGCCGGATTGGTTGACGTGGAGGCCTGGAAACTGGTGGTTAAAAAAAGCAACGGAGAAATGTTGAGTATCGGTATAGACGAAATTATGAAGCTGCCCAAAACCGAGATTATTTACGATTTTAAGTGTGTGGAAGGCTGGGACCAGATCTCGCACTGGGGTGGTGTAAAATTCAGCGATTTTATAGCACATTTTAAGCTGGATGCCGAAACAGCTTTTGAGTACGTAGGCATGGAAACGCCTGATAAAAAATACTATGTTGGCGTAGATATGCCCAGCGCCATGCACCCCCAAACCTTATTGGCTTACGAGGTGAACGAAAAGCCGCTGCCACCAAAACATGGGGCGCCTTTAAGGCTTATTATTCCGGTTAAATACGGGATAAAAAACCTGAAACGGATAGGCAGCATCAATTTTAGCAACACCCGTCCGCGTGATTATTGGGCCGAGCAGGGGTATGATTATTATGCAGGGTTGTAGAAGAAACAGCGTGGCTAACACAGCTTTTTAAATAGAAAAGCTAAACAAGAAAAGATCAATAAGCAGATTGATAGTGGCATTGCATAACGGTATGTCCGGCAGGTCGCGCTTCTGCCGCGCAGGCATAAAGAAAAGATGCCGCTAAAATAGCTATCAGATATTTAATCATCGTTTGGTTCATCTTTTCTCCGTTCATGTCATTTATAACTATAAAGCAAAAAAGGCCTGCATATTGTTTTAATAGCAGGCCTTTTTTGTATTTGTAAAAGCAATTTTACACCAGGTTCTTTTTGATGTAGCCAATGCTCTGGCTGATGCTTGCAAACGGATCGCCTGGGCAGATATCCTGCTCAACAAAGAAGTATTTCAGGCCCGATTTTTTGGCCTGGGTAAAAATCTTTTTAAAGTCGATAACACCATTGCCTACCTCGGTAAAGCGTTTTTCTGGACTTTTGTCCATGTCCTTTACGTGCCACAGCGGGAAACGGCCCGGATGCTTGTCGATCAATGCAATCGGATCCTGGTTAGCTTTGGTAACCCAGTACAGGTCCATTTCCATTTTTACCAGGCTTTTATCGGTGCTGTCTAACAAAATCTCGTAAGGGTATTTGCCGTTTTCCTGTATAAATTCAAAATCGTGGTTATGATAACAAAGCTGGATGCCTGCTTCCTTACAGGTTTCGCCGGCTATGTCAAGCATATTGGCTATGTTTTTATAGTGATCAAGATTGCCGCGTTCTGATTGCGACAGGTAGGCACATACCATGTATTGTACGCCTGCTTCGGCAGCATCATCAACGGCTTTTTTCCAATCGTTAAGGATGGTACCTTTTTGCTGCTCTCCGTTAACCAACTCCTCGCCCAAACGGTAGTGAGCACTTGGCATAATGAGGCCATTCTGCTTTAAAACGTTCGAAAAATCTTTGGCACTCATGCCGTAAAATAACTCGGTGCCGGTATAGGTTGCACCTTCTACCGATGTAAAGCCTGTTTTTGCAACTTTAGCTAATGCCGCCACCGGATCGGCAGCCATGGCATCGCGTACGGTATATAATTGAAGGCCTATATATTTTTTATCATAAGCAAACAATTTGGGTGCTGCCAGCAAACCTGCCGAAAGTAGCGCCGATGTTTTCAAGAATGAGCGTCTGGTAGTCATTGGTTTATTTTTTAATGATTGGTTGTGTAAATATAACGCATTAAAAATGCCAATTCAAAGACTGAAATTTTATTGAAAGGTTTAAGCGGCAATCATAGTGATTGGAGGTTGGAGATTAGAGGTTAGTTGGGGTTTAGTGTAAATAAGAAGTAGTGATTGGTGGTTGGAGATTAGAGGTTGGTTGGGGTTTAGTGTAAAGTAAAAAGGTCATCCGTGCTCCGAATGACCTTTTTATTTAGTTTTTAAAACTATCTATCTTCCTTTTTTAACATTGGGAAACTTCATCCTGTAATCAACATCAACCATTCCCTTCGAGATATCGTTCAATTTTTTTTCAATCAGGCGTTTGCGCAGCGGGCTTAATTTATCAGTAAACAGCTTACCTTCAATATGATCGTACTCGTGTTGAATAACGCGGGCAGCCATCCCTTTAAAGGTTTCTTCGTGATGTTTCCAGTTTTCGTCGTAGTATGACATACGCACAACCGGCTTACGGTAAACATCCTCGCGGATATCGGGGATGCTCAGGCAGCCTTCATTAAAACCCCATTCCTCGCCGGTTTCTTCAAGGATGGTGGCGTTGATAAATGCCTTTTTAAAATCTTTAAGTTCCGGCTCGTCATCATCAAAAGGCGTGGCATCCACCACAAACAAACGCATGGACATCCCTACCTGCGGCGCGGCCAAACCCACACCACGCGCAGAATACATGGTTTCAAACATGTTTTCAACCAGCTCTTTTATATGCGGATATTCGTCGGGCTCAATGGCTGTAGCCTTTTTTCTTAATACAGGATCACCGTAGGCTATGATAGGGTATTTCATCTTACAAAAATAAAGGATTATTGCTTAGGCTCAAACAACAAAGTGGTTAAGCTGGCCGTATCAAAAATTTCATTGCTTATCTCTAACAATTGTTCGGCGGTTACTGCATTTATCTTTTCAAAAATCTCATCAAGCGTATCAACCTGGTTAAAATCAATCATGCTTTTGGCCATAGCTATGATCACGCTCATGCGGTTTTCTTCGGCCAGGGCTATTTGGCCTATAAATTTTTGGCGGGCCTGGTGCAATTGCAGGCTGCCCAATTTTTGGTCGCGCAGTTTCTTTAACTCCCTGTGGATCAGCTTGGATGCCTTAGCCGCCTTTTCGGTATCGGTACCAAAGTAGATGGAAAAAATGCCGGTGTCGGTTAAAGGCGTATAGTTTGATTCGACGGTGTAGGCAATGCCATGTTTTTCCCTCACTTCAAGGTTAAGCCTGCTGCTCATGCCTATACCGCCCAACAGGTTGTTAAGCAGCAGCAAACCCCATTTATTGCGGTGCGATGAGCCATAAGCCTGCCCGCCAATAATGCAATGCGTTTGCGAAATGGGTTTATTAACTACATGAATGCCGCCCGGTGTTGTACCCGGCATTAGCCTGTTTTTTTGCGGCTGATGATAAGCCACCGCGCCAAAATATTTTTCGGATAAGGTCACCAGTTTTTTAAAATCGTAATTACCGTGAACGGCAAAAATCATCTCGCCGGTATTATAATTGGCTTTAATAAAATTGTTTATATCAGTGCTATTAAGCCTGCCAACGGTTTCGGGTGTGCCTAAAATGTTTTGCCCTATGGGGTGACCTTTAAACAGCAGTTCTTCAAAATCGTCCTGAATGGCCTCTTCGGGTTGATCGAGGTAAGAAGCTATCTCGTCCAAAATCACGCCGCGTTCCTTTTCCTGCTCGTCTTCGGGGAAGGTGGAATGGAATAAAATATCCTCAAACAGATCCATCGTACGCTCCAGGTGTTGGTTTAGCAGCGAGGCGTGGATACAGGTATATTCTTTGGTGGTATAAGCGTTTAAATCGGCACCTACCAGCTCAAGCCGGTTCAGAATCTGGCTGGTGTTACGGCGTTCGGTTTCTTTAAACAGCAGGTGCTCAATAAAATGAGCGAGCCCCTCCTGGCCCGGCAACTCATCGCGCGAGCCGGCATTTACAATAAAGCAGCAATGGGTAATTGCCGAAGGCCAATGTTTATAAAGTATACGGATGCCATTGGGCAAGGTAAAAAGTTGATAATCTGTCATCAGGCTGCAAAGATAAGCTTATCTGTCACAATTATTTTTCATG
The sequence above is a segment of the Mucilaginibacter celer genome. Coding sequences within it:
- a CDS encoding sugar phosphate isomerase/epimerase family protein, which codes for MTTRRSFLKTSALLSAGLLAAPKLFAYDKKYIGLQLYTVRDAMAADPVAALAKVAKTGFTSVEGATYTGTELFYGMSAKDFSNVLKQNGLIMPSAHYRLGEELVNGEQQKGTILNDWKKAVDDAAEAGVQYMVCAYLSQSERGNLDHYKNIANMLDIAGETCKEAGIQLCYHNHDFEFIQENGKYPYEILLDSTDKSLVKMEMDLYWVTKANQDPIALIDKHPGRFPLWHVKDMDKSPEKRFTEVGNGVIDFKKIFTQAKKSGLKYFFVEQDICPGDPFASISQSIGYIKKNLV
- a CDS encoding sigma-70 family RNA polymerase sigma factor translates to MTTESNVLNPHKWVANYADYLYMYAIVRINDEDTAKDLVQETLLAALERADRFEGKSTERTWLTAILKNKIIDVYRKKSSGLAIASANKAAQEQDAFFEEDNGHWKAEYAPQPIAAMDEHDPLLKKELNAILQLCLKKLPELWKSVFTMKHIDDAATETICTELHVTQANFWVIIHRAKINLRACLQKNWN
- a CDS encoding HAD family hydrolase, translated to MINTIIFDLGAVLIDWNPHYMYRTLFTDEQEMKNFLANVCTSDWNEEQDAGRPLHEGTELLVAQFPEHEANIRAFYGRWIEMLGDPFHGTIEIFRQLKASGKYKIYALTNWSAETFPMALERFDFLGWFDGIVVSGTEKMRKPTPAFYQILLDRYQVNAGEALFIDDNYRNILAAEKMGIKSIHFTSAEVLEEELQKLEIL
- a CDS encoding cytochrome b/b6 domain-containing protein; translated protein: MKVIKEKHPLLMRWTHWVNFPILTIMIWSGLLIYWANDTYTFSLFGVTFIRFFPQGFYDALHIPKRLAEGMAFHFLFMWFFALNGFLYVAYTIISGQWRELLPNRHSFKEAWQVVLHDLHIRKMAPPQNKYNAAQRIAYTAIIVMGFGSLITGLAIYKPVQFNYLVWLCGGYHLARIWHFVLTIGYVLFFLVHVVQVVLAGWNNFRSVISGFEVIDEKPQPVIQIENDETNEKAE
- the def gene encoding peptide deformylase, encoding MKYPIIAYGDPVLRKKATAIEPDEYPHIKELVENMFETMYSARGVGLAAPQVGMSMRLFVVDATPFDDDEPELKDFKKAFINATILEETGEEWGFNEGCLSIPDIREDVYRKPVVRMSYYDENWKHHEETFKGMAARVIQHEYDHIEGKLFTDKLSPLRKRLIEKKLNDISKGMVDVDYRMKFPNVKKGR
- a CDS encoding M16 family metallopeptidase, with amino-acid sequence MTDYQLFTLPNGIRILYKHWPSAITHCCFIVNAGSRDELPGQEGLAHFIEHLLFKETERRNTSQILNRLELVGADLNAYTTKEYTCIHASLLNQHLERTMDLFEDILFHSTFPEDEQEKERGVILDEIASYLDQPEEAIQDDFEELLFKGHPIGQNILGTPETVGRLNSTDINNFIKANYNTGEMIFAVHGNYDFKKLVTLSEKYFGAVAYHQPQKNRLMPGTTPGGIHVVNKPISQTHCIIGGQAYGSSHRNKWGLLLLNNLLGGIGMSSRLNLEVREKHGIAYTVESNYTPLTDTGIFSIYFGTDTEKAAKASKLIHRELKKLRDQKLGSLQLHQARQKFIGQIALAEENRMSVIIAMAKSMIDFNQVDTLDEIFEKINAVTAEQLLEISNEIFDTASLTTLLFEPKQ
- a CDS encoding molybdopterin-dependent oxidoreductase — encoded protein: MKLTKRLNKVFSKKKAPKKELTVEQKISRRNFISFGSFLALGSAAYGGWRWLYTSPLEKKGITAQAHAPLRAVLNTNEKIVRGLYSNQNLVKTYPKGMAAKTVRHNSDIGSAGLVDVEAWKLVVKKSNGEMLSIGIDEIMKLPKTEIIYDFKCVEGWDQISHWGGVKFSDFIAHFKLDAETAFEYVGMETPDKKYYVGVDMPSAMHPQTLLAYEVNEKPLPPKHGAPLRLIIPVKYGIKNLKRIGSINFSNTRPRDYWAEQGYDYYAGL
- a CDS encoding DUF1223 domain-containing protein, whose product is MERVKISSIMPFLIGIAVVAVAFINCTSAAKNSAGKTTSIEGKGFAVVELFTSEGCSSCPPADELVAKVEKEVDDKPVYILAYHVDYWDRLGWKDSFSDAAYTKRQNQYAGWLNLSQIYTPQIVVNGKTEFVGSQEGALRNAIKNGLQGSNVVKLKISAQRATSGAATIQYSVEGSTNNSGKAVLLALVQKQAVSKVKAGENGGRTLAHSQIVREIQNVPLKNYGSTNIALPAGFDANGYEVIGFIQDNDNGGILAAAKSGFNVTATTENTIGTKSTK